In Betta splendens chromosome 1, fBetSpl5.4, whole genome shotgun sequence, the genomic stretch CATAGTTAATCTGTGTAAAAGTTGAAGTAATGGTTTGAACGTTTCCTCTGAGAGGCTGAAGCTTTTTCTGCTCAGGTATAGAAAACTAAACCATGGAAAAAAACACTCAGTAAAATGTCCCATCCACGTTACGGAGGTCTTCCACCTAAatgactgtgtgactgtggttTTGTGGTTATGGCTCGTCACTTCTGGTAATTTCACACAAAAGGCACAAATAATTTCAATATGCAGTGCCACAGAAATCTAAAAAGGTCACCAAAAGCATATCCGTTGTCCAACACGATCCTAAATATTGTGCCCTCGTATCGGATCAGTTTGTTTGAGGTTAAGGGCAGAATCAGTGCTGCATTTGAGGTAATGACCAACAGTGTGAGCACCTGCTGAAGCCCTCAGGACCAAGATGTGGGATTCTGGGTCACACCCGAACATTAGCCTTCACTTCCGTATTTAATAAGTACTTTGTCTTACATTTAACCTTtcatacttttactttttacctTAACAGAAAGGCTTGACGCCACGTGCACTCTAACGGTTGTACTTCTGTAGATGTTAATGGACGCAGCTAGTAGAAGTATATACTTTTTAACAAAGCTCCGTACAGAACCAAAAACTGCACTTTTAAACCAGGTTTGAGACTGACCGATGTGACGAGAGGCCTGTTTAAATAAGGGTTGATATAAAAACAAATGCTTTGTACTGTCATTGTAATGGtagcacacatactgtatgtgtattagTAGAAACCAGAATCAGAATTCTAGTTTCTGAATGAAAGTAATCACAAACCTTCTCTtgctttctcttctcttcagtAACATTTACTTtgactgctgctctgtctggagAGCATGTTGACCTTCAGGACCCTCACAAAGGCCCAGAATGAGACCACCGAGCTGCAGACACTGAGCGGAGGTGCAGGGAGCCGAGGAGGCCTGGATCAATAGGAGGTTATGTGAGGCGTGTGTGGAGCTGACCGCCGGAGAACTGCTTGCTCTTCATGTCCGCTGTAGCTGGGAGATACTAATGGACCCTGAAACAAAAGAACTTATTTAGTTAGTTAACAAGCTGTGGGACAAGCGAAATCTCCAAGTATGAAACTAGTCCAACAGAAAACTGCACATCTTCTGCAGTGAAAATGCCCCCCGTGGCCCGAGGTCCCAATACAAAGCGGCCCCAGACGTTGATGACCTCATAAACTCTGTTCCAGGCTGAAGTCGTAGAAACGCTGACACCGCTGTCGCCACAGAACCAGAACTTTCTAGAGGGGTGCGATTCTCCGAGACGACCATGAACGACCTGGCACAGATGTCCGTGAAGTGCGTCCTGGTCGGGGACAGCGCCGTGGGCAAGACCGCCCTGCTGGTCCGCTTCACGTCCGAGACCTTCCCCGACACCTACAAGCCCACGGTGTTCGACAACACGGGGGTGGAGGTATACATGGACGGGGTCCAGATCGACCTGGGCCTGTGGGACACGGCGGGCCACGACAACTTCCGGCAGATCCGGCCCAGGTCGTACCAGCAGGCCGACATCGTGCTCATCTGCTACTCCGTGGCCAACCGCAACTCGCTGGCCAGCGTCCAGCACAAGTGGATCGCCGAGGTCCGGGAGAACCTGCCCAgggtgccggtgctggtggtGGCCACGCAGACGGACCTGCGGGAGTCGGGGGCGCACCGCAGCACCTGCATCTCGCCGGCCGAGGGCACACGGGTCGCCCGCGACATCCACGCCAAGGGCTACCTGGAGTGCTCGTCGCTGGGGAACCGGGGCGTGCAGCAGGTGTTCGAGTACGCCGTGCGCACGGCGGTCAAGCAGAGCAGGAAGCGGGCCAGGAGGAGCGCGTTCAGCATCAACCAGTGCAAGGTGTTCTGACCGCGGGGCGCGGGGACGGCCCGAGGACGCGTTGCTCATTCAAACTCAGCCGGGACTGGAAGCACAGGAAAGCGAAGTAGGGCTTCTCGTATGTTTTCACTGTCACTAACGGGGGTTCCTGCTCCAGAACCGCAGGACTTTACGTGGACGCTGTGCGAACGGGCAACGAAGATATAAAAAGAGATACTAATGTATGTTGAGTATATGGATGATTAAAcctttttaaaacttttttaaaatgataaaaaaaacatcttatggtgttaaaagaaaatcagtacaaaataaaaacaatatagaTGCCACATATTAGTGgttattctgttttttattattttttttaacataaaaaaCATGAATCTTAAAATCTGACAGTAACGTCAACAAACAACGAATTTCTTTTCCTTTGTCTAAACTGTGccttaaatgttttaatgtttacatttacCCCTAACAAACAATGTAATGAACACAAAAGGATGGTAAAACAAAGTATCAGTAATAATTTTCTCCGAGCTTCTTATTTCCCATTGTTAGCCGTTATCGCCGTTCAAGCCTGTCAGTGTAGTTtacctttgatttaaaaaaagttggGGTTACTGTTAATAATTTTAAATGTGGACTCATTCTCAAAGCGTAAGAATCATTTACACAATTTAGAATTTATACACTTTGTCGTGCTATGAGCTACTTGGTTTAAATGAGCTTTATTTCTTTGACTAGTTTCAAACTGGATTCTTGTTTGTACTGTGTTTTGTACTAAATATCATATCTTGTACATATTTATAGGATGTTTTATCATAAGCACAGTACACACAGCTACAGGTACAGTTTTGGTCAGTGAACTATATGTATTGTATAGTTATTATTTAAAGTGTGGACTCTTACAGCGTCTGATTCTCATGGAGTCACATCACATTATTGACCTTCATAATTAAAGAATAATTTTAGAATTACTATTTTCCCTAATTATTTTTGCTGTGTATATGTGACAGTATAATCGTGACCATGTGTTAACGTCACAGATAGTGGAGCTGTCGACATGGCTGGCTCACGCGCTGATGCACAGTGGAGATGAATTAAAACTTGCCAATTGATCCTCTCACATTAGCTTTTGTCTTCAGATTATGACACAGTTGGAAGAAAACTGCAAACCCGTCTGTAAGTAGGTTGGTTTGTACCTTCAGTACATCATACACAATATTGCGATAATGTACTAATATCTCCAGACTTCCACAGATGTGACATGAGGCGTAGTGAGGTGCATGTGAGAGCGTTGGAGGAGGAATtagcttctccctcctcctcacgctttctccccctctcactcTGCACAGCTCGCTCTCGCCTCGTGCTCCTCGCCGCCGAGGACGAGAGCTACGGAGCTGGCTTCTCTAGGATGCGCTTAAACATCTAACCACATCCTagcacacatgtactgtataatagaGTCAAACGCAGTGAAGGCTCGCTGGTTCCACACTGCCTCAAACTCTGATGCACACTCTCAAGTATATATGTCTTTTGTTTGGATTATTAGCACAAGCTCGAGCCATTTGACCCCACAGAGATGACATTGACATACCACATATCTACATGAGTGCATATCACATAATAATATTAGTTTTAATTGAAATCTCTACAGGTTTGACTTCAGAATTACAAAGCGAGGAACTGTGAGCCTTGAGAGGCTGCCTGCTGTGGTCAGATCTTTCATCTGTCAATGCGCTCGCTCCCACATCCACCACAACGCCTTATTCCTCTGtgcgctgtgtgtgcgtgtgtgtcacagacacacaggggTGTACGCGCTGGGGCCACTTCATAGTCGGTGGCATGTGGTTCTACTTGCTTCTCAGAGGCTCTGATGTGTTATCTGAGCAGCTGGGAAACGGGCCTCTTCAACGGCAGGCACTTCGCCGAGCAGCAGAAAAGGCCCCGGGAACCACAGCGTTAATAGTAAAGCGCCTGCTGAGGGCGAATGTGGAGCACGCGCCGGCTGAAGGATGATGAGAATGAGTGGAGGGGACCTAGTTAGTGTTAGCGGCCGCACCGCTGCTTTCAGACTCAGCGTGAGTTATCAGGTAATTCATCATCGAGCTCCACAGATCGTCCTCACGTTCTCCATTAAAGGATGTGACCTGATGGAATTTCTATTTGCACCGACAGTGCGCGCTCATCTGTGATGCAGAGCAGAACATGTTTGTAGGATCGGTTCCTCGCTGCCTTGTGTTTGTATCACCGGCGTCCTGTACATGTACTGATGTTGCTgatgactgattgattgatgaCTCGTTGGCTGTTACAGTCTATGCATCGTCAGGTTTTCTATTCAGTTCAGGTTcttgtctgtcacacacacacacacacacacacacacacacacacacacaggaaacacctGTTCTGTTCTATGCGAGCTCAGTACCACAGAAACTCTGTGACACATTAACGCATCACATGACCACCCGCTTTACTCTGCACAGTAGAACTGAGCAGAACAATTCATTGACATCGTCATTGTCAACATTTCATTCTCTATCTGATGCAATCGTGAGACAAAGGGTGAAATACATTTTCTCTAAAACCCCACATTGTACCTTGAAGACTGGCGGATGTAGACATGTAAAAAGGTTTGTATTACTTTTCAGCTGATTGGCAAGTTTTTCACATTCAGACCCAAACGTCCTATAAACTAGCggctttttttgtgtttctttttactgtTTCCCACCTTCGAGAGCTCTGACACATTCAGGACGTATTTGTTCACCCAGACATTCAGGAAAAATGATCACTCAATATTCAGGGTCAATATACTACAAAAAGACAAGTTTATGAGTGTGTAAAGAGATTAATTTGTTGgatacatttgtgttttgtcttttctttttcttttctccaacCAAAGGCATTTGGAGATTGTACTGTACACAGTTACATTTTTACTAGACAACAACACTGACTGAACATTTTTACTTATACTAGTAGTACCTTTACAAGTACTACTTAAAGTTGTTAAAGATCTTTCCACTACTGGAGCTGCTTTCATTTTTGTCTACACACATACAATATTACTACAATAGAACTCAACATTATGATTGACCTTGTCTGCTTGTTGGGTTATAAACCGTGTCAGAGGTCAGATAGCCTAGTAGAAAAATGACCAGGGCAAAGTCACATTAGACCATTTATCATCTGCCAACTTTGTATAGATTCTCGATTTGCAGAGTGAAACCTGAATCTGTACGTGTGCATAGTGTACGACATGTGTCACATCTGCACTAACATGTATGTGCTCATCTTGAATGTCCTGAGCTTAGAGACATGTCAAAAAAGTGTGGCTGTGACTGACACGCGTCTTTATCTGTGTAATGCGGTACGTTCCAgtgtgtgcgtacatgtgtgcgttaatgtgactgtgtgttgtaCAGTGGTTGTGGTCATGTACACAAGTGGATGGATGCTGCAGGCATCACATTTCACCCAGTGCCTGTGTGCTATGTGATACTGGagtttacctgtgtgtgtgtgtgtgtgtgtgtgtgtgtgtgtgtgtgtaacgctAGCCCCAGGTCCTGTTCCAGAGCAGCgatcacacacagagacacggtgACAGAGGCAAACTGCGACTAACAGCTAGCGAAGCATTCAGAGTATCTGACAGGATGTAAGAGTTCGAGAATTTTCTGTGGTCGCCGCTCACTCAGCCTCATCGGGGCAGAATGGGGATCAGAACAAAGTGACGGTCTGGATTTGGACCCGGGCCGCCTCAGCGATTGCTTTGCTGAATTATTGATCCCTTGGCTTGTGACTGGTTGAAGATGAGGAAGGCAGCGCTGATGGTTTGGATCAGCCTCTTGGTGCAAGGTCAGTTCTGTACGACACATACGTTTGATCTTTACATTCACTtgatgctgctctctgctgctttgctcATCTCTGAAATTCTGTGTCCCTGTTACGTGCAATCCTGCGCCCCGTGTCCTCGTCCCCTCAGTGTCCCACGGCGCTCAGGGTCATTACGCTCGCAAACTGCTCAAAGACCTGATGGAGAATTACTCCGAAGCTCTGAGGCCTGTAGAGGACACGGACAAAGCGCTCaatgtctctctgcagatcACACTGTCACAGATTAAAGATATGGTGAGTGAAGAGGAAACTCAAAGAGTGTAGCTGTCATTACGCAACTCCGATTGAGAGATACAACACCTGCTGAACCCATCCACGGATACGACCCTACACACCTCTTTAGATGTTCCTTCGTCTGCTTTTGCATGTTTCCACACTCGCTAGCAACAAGATGTGAACATTACGAACCCCTGTGAAAGGAGGATTTATTgaattgcttttgttttatcttaATGTGTCTaataatttatttgctttaGCACTGAGCTCCCAGTTAGTGGTGACAGGTGGTCAGGAAAATCAGCTGTGGACAACAATCATCAATTTATTGTTACTTTgacttttaaagtaaaaaacaaaaaaatagtaatatttattttttagattATGTCCTTGtattttaaaaatcaaaacaattaatgtaatattattttaaatacactgtttaTGGGatacttttccttttgttttttcaagcAAAATGTAGACCTTTTACAGAGAACTAGTGAAGTAAAGAGGTGGGTGGTGGTGTTTTTCTAAGCAAAACTTCAGGATAGAGTTTTCAGGAGAGAGTTTCACACTACTCTGAACTTTATTTCATTTGAACCAGTACAATAGGTTGTAGGGAAAGGCAATCGCAGATCATTTCTACAGgctgtggccacacacacacacacacacacacacacacacacacacacacacacacacacacacacacacacacacacacacacacacagagcgtgCGTTACATTACGCAGGCACTGCCAAACCGGTAAATTTACACTTGTTTTAAAGTCTGTGCCCCAAGTTTGCAACTGAAGCTTCCAGTCCACAAGCCTGTCCTCAGGTTCCTGGATGGAGGGCCTCAAGTTGGTTCCTCAGTTTCACATGCTTCTTCAGAGCTTGTGTAGTAAGATTAGTGTAGTGAACTAACTAGTAAAAGTACATTTTAGGCTGAGTGGCCTTACACTAGCTCATGTTTCTGTTTAACAACCAAACAAATGCGTGTTTTTTGTACTATACAGCTTTTTAATGTAGTGTTACTCAGCGACCACTAGAGGTCACGACTGAGCACTATGAAATTGTTTTCAGTCTCTCCAAACGTGTCCCTTCAAAATATGATCGTATTATCTCTATGGATGTGATGTTTAGGATGAGAAGAACCAGGTGCTAACCACATACCTGTGGATCAGGCAGGTCTGGCACGATGCCTACCTGAAGTGGGACAAGGAGGACTATGACAACCTGGAGATGATCAACATCCCCAGCGAACTGGTTTGGAAACCGGACATTGTCCTCTACAACAAGTCAGTAATAGTAATAGGAGAGAGATAGCGGAAACAGAGAATCGGTGAATGATAATCAAATATGACCAACAGGTATGgggtgctgaatgtaaaaggagcacctataactagttttctcacattttactaaatgacacgttttctcacatttagttaaatgtgcaaaagtctaaatgtaaatgttaaaaatgttaaatgatcgccgagtGCAAGACTAATATATactcatgaatgtgcaagtagactccatccctaccctcaaacagcgctggtctcagatcagagacttgaactcaatcacctcaaacagtgcgcgcaaaccccgcccacatctgatctggaaacttttgtttttagcctggacgtaacttcggctagctagtatagtttagccaactaattctccaccggcgccacagaaatattctatttaaacctacttaactccccattaatggtgtttacgacagaacggcagtttgaagcggagcctcagcccgcacacctgccgttacagcccgttcaatctcccccaacgtgagggagtcggagctggcggccatgatggcttcgacttcaggcttctctccattatcgtcgtccaccgatccagagtcagatgtgggcggagctatgcgtactgtttgacgtgtttcagtctgcgtcactgatctaggatcataggagtctacttaaatattcagttcgatcatttaacatttagatttaacatttacattcacatttagacttttgcacatttaactaaatgtgagaaaacatgttgtgtcatttagttaaactagttataggtgctccttttacattcggcaccccataaaCAGGGTGAATCTTATTGTGTGTGTAGAGCAGACGAGGAGTCGTCAGGGCCGTCCAGCACGAACGTGAAGCTGCGCTACAACGGAGAGATCGTGTGGGACTCTCCGGCCATCACCAAGAGCACCTGTGTGGTGGACGTCTCCTACTTCCCGTTCGACTGGCAGCATTGCGACTTAACCTTCGGCTCCTGGACCTACAACGGCAACCAGGTGTGATGATGAGGGACCTATTCAACCCAGATCTCCGCCTGCCTCACATCACTGTTTTCTCATAAACCTGTAATATCCctctattattataataataataataataataaatacccTCTTCCTCCCAGGTGGACATCAGTTTGGGAAAGGACAGCGGCGACCTGTCCGATTTCGTGGAAAACGTGGAGTGGGAGTGCAGCGAGATGCCTGCCGTGCGCAACGTCACCATATACGGCTGCTGCTCCGACCCGTACACCGAAATCACCTACACCCTGCACCTGAAGCGCCGCTCCTCCTTCTACAtcttcaacctgctgctgccctgcttcctcatctccttcctggCGCCGCTGGGCTTCTACCTGCCCGCCGACTCCGGGGAGAAGGTCTCCCTGGGGGTCACCGTGCTGCTGGCGCTCACcgtgttccagctgctggtcgCCGAGAGCATGCCCCCTGCCGAGAGCATGCCCTACATAGGTCTGGATCACTCACCGATCTTTAACTTATCAATACAAGGTCAAAATATTGTAAAAGTATATCATCATTTATATTGACCATAAATTCACAGTTAGGCTACCTTTACTTCTTTTGTTGTCTTCTAAAGGGAAGTACTACATCGCCACCATGACCATGatcacagcctccacctccctcaCCATCTTCATCATGAACATTCACTTCTGTGGCGCCGAGGCCAAGCCGGTGCCTCACTGGGCCAAGGTGCTCATCATCGACTACATGTCCAAAATCTTCTTCGTCTACGAGGTCGGGGAGAACTGCACTACGCCGGAGAGCGAGAGAACCCCGCTCTACCCTGAGGAACCCCTTGCGTCCCCAGCACAGGACGCGTGCGGCCGCTACGGCGACTGCCACTACGACGACGCCTACCGCCACGAGCGAGACCTCTACCGGTACAGCAACGGCCACAGCGTGCAGCACAGCGGGAGGCGCCACGGAGCCGAGGCCAACGGCGGCGGGAGCCACCGCTACAACGGCCACGCCCCCAGACTGGAGAGGGGCGAGGCCACGCGACACCACCAGCGCGTCTCGCGAGATCAGCTGGACTACCGGGTTCACGCGCACCCGCACATGAAGGAGCAGCTCCCGCATCCCGCGGGCACGTATGAAGTCCCGGCCTGCCCCTGCTGCTGCCCGTGCCTCCAGCACAACCAGGTGAACCGGCGCTCGTTTTACCCGCTTATCTGATTACTGTCCGTCTAAGGTTCCCGCGGGCGCCCGTCCGCCCCGGTTCATCTGTCCGTCTCGTCCTCAGGTGGTCAAGAACATCCAGTACATCGCCAACTGCTTCCGCGAGCAGCGAGCTACATGTGTCAAGGTAGCCGAGTGGAAGAAAGTGGCCAAGGTGATGGACCGCTTCTTCATGTGGGTCTTCTTCATCATGGTCTTCCTGATGagcatcctcatcatcaccaaGGCGTCCTGACAGTCGCCCCCCGTGGCGGTGTTCACCTGGACGTCAGTGTTACTCACGAGTCGCTTTAGTGCGTTAAGATGATTCAAAACCGCTTTGTCTGCGAATCAGATGCgcctgtgttgtttgtgtactcattgttattgttgtggctgcgacacaaacactgcacagaAACCATATTTTtgactggacagaaaaaaaaaatcaccaaagctgtgtttgcacatgtcATGGAGCGGTGGAAAGGTGAGAAGATCCAGACCTGACCTGGATCACGCATGAACCCTTCGTTGATGAAGAATTACCACACATCAAGTCATCAGCATTATATATATCATCATATTTACATTAAGCAGCCATGTGATGCTGTTTTCCAGAGTTGGCACAATAAAGCTAAAAAACGACGACAGACACTCGGACTTCAGGCAGAAACTGATGAATAATCATCATTATGATGAAGGTAACAATACTAAAGTTGGGGAAAGTCCTCTGTTTTTTTAGTTCAGATGGTATAAAAATGGTTCAAGTAAATTCTGAATTGTTGACTTTCAGAGAAAAGCGTGAATGTTTACGTTTCTTAGCTAAACTCCCTTTAATGCAACGTTTAGATCTTAATTGAAGCCTACCTCGTTAGATGCACTACATTACACTTTTATATCTTGGTATTAAATGTGGTTTAATTAACTGTTGCAGCAGTTTGCTTTgtataaatacttttttttccaATGTACATTATTGCAGTTTCTTACTTCGCTTACTGTACTTTAAGCGTCAAAATAGTGCTTTGTGCTCTGCTACAAACCTAGCAACCTAAGCTAAACCCCTGGTGCCAGCAGGTAGCGTAGAACCAGCGGACACACGATACAATCACTGCTCTCACATAAGAAATAATTGgacacacacgctgcttcacAGACATGACTGCCTCCTGTTCAGCTGCCAATGAACCTGTCATttgttcctccagcctctggggGGTACGGACAGTTTCTGAAGGAAATGTACACTTTATCCATTTTTATCCATTATTAAAAACCGACGATAACCTGTGTGACAGGTGACATCAGAGCGACCTCTGTCTCCATCTAGTGGAGGAAACAAGTGCACACCTTCAGGGATGTCTGCCACACGCTACATACATGACATCCGTTCAACAACACCAAGGGTCACAATTACCAACCAGTACACTGATTTACTACCAAATACTTATAATACATCTGAATAAGCCTCAACTGCACATTATAAATGCGTTAAACCTAAGGTGGTGATCAAAGTAGCAGACGAATACCAGCACTGTTACTGTGTATCTGGGAGCACAGCATGTGTGTCTGGTCTGAGTCGAAAGACAGTGACTTGCTACTGATCCAATCACAAAATCACCAGCTGGACTTTGAGCACATTGACTCGCTGCTTATCTCATCCTCCACCCAGCTCCTCCTAGAGGCTTCTTCCCAGCGCTCGGCCTCAGCTGCAGCGTACGAAATAAAAGATAAGCACCGCTGGACTGAGAGTTTCAGAGACGTACTATTGGACCACTCGGACTGCTGATTATAGTGGTTGGAGGTCGGGGGGCTCTTCTTTAGACAAAAGATCACTGCTCTCATTTGTATGGAATTTGTAGCAGGAGCAACATGTCCTCCCTCACCAGCCAGATGTCCTCAATCAGCTGCTCAAGTAAGTTGTGTCCTCTTTCTGCGGTTCTATCTACCCTTTAACCGCACTGTGTGCTATTATCCAGTTTC encodes the following:
- the chrna9a gene encoding neuronal acetylcholine receptor subunit alpha-9-I isoform X2, translated to MINIPSELVWKPDIVLYNKADEESSGPSSTNVKLRYNGEIVWDSPAITKSTCVVDVSYFPFDWQHCDLTFGSWTYNGNQVDISLGKDSGDLSDFVENVEWECSEMPAVRNVTIYGCCSDPYTEITYTLHLKRRSSFYIFNLLLPCFLISFLAPLGFYLPADSGEKVSLGVTVLLALTVFQLLVAESMPPAESMPYIGKYYIATMTMITASTSLTIFIMNIHFCGAEAKPVPHWAKVLIIDYMSKIFFVYEVGENCTTPESERTPLYPEEPLASPAQDACGRYGDCHYDDAYRHERDLYRYSNGHSVQHSGRRHGAEANGGGSHRYNGHAPRLERGEATRHHQRVSRDQLDYRVHAHPHMKEQLPHPAGTYEVPACPCCCPCLQHNQVVKNIQYIANCFREQRATCVKVAEWKKVAKVMDRFFMWVFFIMVFLMSILIITKAS
- the chrna9a gene encoding neuronal acetylcholine receptor subunit alpha-9-I isoform X1 — protein: MENYSEALRPVEDTDKALNVSLQITLSQIKDMDEKNQVLTTYLWIRQVWHDAYLKWDKEDYDNLEMINIPSELVWKPDIVLYNKADEESSGPSSTNVKLRYNGEIVWDSPAITKSTCVVDVSYFPFDWQHCDLTFGSWTYNGNQVDISLGKDSGDLSDFVENVEWECSEMPAVRNVTIYGCCSDPYTEITYTLHLKRRSSFYIFNLLLPCFLISFLAPLGFYLPADSGEKVSLGVTVLLALTVFQLLVAESMPPAESMPYIGKYYIATMTMITASTSLTIFIMNIHFCGAEAKPVPHWAKVLIIDYMSKIFFVYEVGENCTTPESERTPLYPEEPLASPAQDACGRYGDCHYDDAYRHERDLYRYSNGHSVQHSGRRHGAEANGGGSHRYNGHAPRLERGEATRHHQRVSRDQLDYRVHAHPHMKEQLPHPAGTYEVPACPCCCPCLQHNQVVKNIQYIANCFREQRATCVKVAEWKKVAKVMDRFFMWVFFIMVFLMSILIITKAS
- the rhoh gene encoding rho-related GTP-binding protein RhoH — translated: MNDLAQMSVKCVLVGDSAVGKTALLVRFTSETFPDTYKPTVFDNTGVEVYMDGVQIDLGLWDTAGHDNFRQIRPRSYQQADIVLICYSVANRNSLASVQHKWIAEVRENLPRVPVLVVATQTDLRESGAHRSTCISPAEGTRVARDIHAKGYLECSSLGNRGVQQVFEYAVRTAVKQSRKRARRSAFSINQCKVF